The DNA segment ATCCGCCCCACACTCGAAAAAAGATATTTGCATATACAAAAACCCTGCCAACTTCCAACGGGCTCGTCCAACTACAGGATAAGATCGTGGTTCGCTTCGCTCTCACGATCTATCCTTATTCGTTCGGTGGTTTTCACAAGTCATTAGAAGTAATACCAATCTGTCCTGGTATCTTAGCCATATTCATTGCCTGAAAATATGAGACCTCCATTAAGAACGTCAGTCTTTACGAAGTTTATATTTGTATACGCAGCACTGAACCCCTTTGCCGTAATTTTCATCATCATATTCCCACTTCTCGCTATCATCAACATCCATAATCTGCCAACCTTCTTTCAAGAGAGAATCTAACTTACCTTGCCCTCTTCTTTCATGGCTTCCCATTTCTACAACTTCATGAACCATAAACGATGCCATAAGTACCTCCCCTTAATATTTGATCTCTTTATGTATCCATTGTCACCCAACGGTTGAAATCAGGCGCGGGCCAATGAGCTTGTCGCGATAGCGCCGCCGTGCTTCTTCCCGTCGCCTGAATTGATTCGTTGGGCTAAGCCGTCGTATTTATGGCCACACTGATGATTCACATAATCACATAGGGACGGGACGTCTGCCATTCTTTCAAGCGTTCAGGAAGCCACCCTTCCAGCTCTTGCGACAAGTAAAAATGTGGATAAAGCAGGTTGCTTTGGGAGGTGATGACACCCTGGTTTTTAGCAGTCTCTGCCAATTGTGTATCAGGATAGATGCGGATACCGGCCGAAAGTCTCAAAAGGTCAAGTTTCAGAGAATCGGCATAAGCAAGACTTACTTCCACGGACTTTTTTGTTTCACCGGGGCCTCCCAGCAATAAAAAACCCATGCGCTCAATCCCGTGATTGGCAAACATTGCTGATATTGCCCGCACATCTTCCAGTGTGAATTGCTTGTTCAAATTCTTGAGTATCTGCTCGGAGCCGCTTTCAAAACCCAGGCTTACCTGCCTGCAACCGGCCGTGGCCATGAGTTCAACCAATTCCTCATCAGCATTTTTTGGGTAAATAATACAACGCCAATGCATATCAAGTTCTCTTTCAATAATCTGGCGGCATATCGATTTGGCATAGGCAGGGGGGAGATTAAACGTGTTGTCCACGAAGAAGAAATTTGCATACCCGGCCTTCACCCAACTCTCAAGCCAGGCTGCGACAACCTCTGGTGAACGTTTCCGCAGGATAGAGCCTTCAATGATAGGTGTGGAACAATAACTGCATTTGAGGGCGCAACCACGCCTGGTTTGTACCGGAATCCATGGTTCGTGATTCTGGGATGCGGAAGAAGAAAGTATACAGGTTTCCGGCAATGTTAATTTGTCCAGATTGTTGCTCAATGTTTTTGGCTGATGTGGGTCGTGACCTCGGGTATACAGTCCTGACATCCCTGAAAGATCATCGTTATTCTCCAAGCGCGTCAGCAGAGCGGGGAATGCTATTTCCCCTTCTCCCTCTATTCCAAAGTCTGCATCAAGATAAACCAGGGCGCTTTCAGGAAACATACTGTAGCCGGCACCACCAAGGACAATCGGTGTATTGGACAAATCCCGGCAGACCGTTACAACCTCTTTCACTTTTTCGAGCAGAAATTGAGGGGTTTCGATATTCTGATCGTCAATGTTTCTCACTGATATACCGATACATTCAGGACGGAATTCTGCAATGACATTTTTAAGTGTGTCATTGACATCCATTTTAAACATCAGATCCAGCATGATGACATCGTGCCCGGCGTTTTTTGTTGCCTCGGCCACACATGCCAGCCCCAAAGGCATGGCCGGCATGTTGAACTGTTCCGTATTGGCTGAAATAAGAAGGACCTTCATGGGCAAATATCCTCGTTAGATTATTCGCATTTAACAAGCCCAACGAAAAGCTAAGCCGGAGCGGCCCAGCGGGCCGCGATCGGCTTGAGCGTCTGGTGTACGCCCGGCACGGGCGTGAACTTATGGGGTGAAAGTCCCCTGTATCTGAATCCTGTCAATGTCAAAAACATTGACACAAATACTAGCCGAAGGCAAGGGCGGAACCGCGAGGGACCGTCCGAAGGAAGCCGGAGTGCAAAGCTATGAGCCGACGAACAGAAACAGCATACAAGGCTGAGTCTCCGGGTAAGTCAGCACAACATGACAAAGCCCTGGATTCGGGAGATACGGTAAATGCTGCGGTTGCATAGTCACAGTTCACGTCCTTATCCGGGGAGACCTGCCCGGTTTGCAACTCCTTTGGGAGTGGCGCTCGTCATGGCAACATGCCGAGGGACCGTGCAGGAGTCAGCAGAGGCCATAGTAGGTGTGAGGAAACAAGCCCGGCAAACCGGGAAAGACTTACCCCGCCGAAGGGCCGAACACAGAGAAGGGAAGAACCTCTATGAGCTCCCATGACATAATGAATCCGTATGGAGGAGTGCCCATGGGGCGCATCGTGGATGCGTTCGACCCAAATGAGCGCCTGCTGGAGCGGATTCTCTCCAAAGAGAACCTGGAAGCGGCTTGGAAACGGGTGAAGGCCAATCACGGCGCACCCGGCGTCGATAGGATTTCCATCGAACAGTTTCCCGACCATACCAGAGAACTTTGGGGCGGAATCCGAAAATCTCTCCTGGCAGGTACGTACCAGCCCTCGCCGGTAAGGCGCGTAGAGATACCAAAACCAACAGGGGGAAGTCGTCCCCTGGGAATCCCGACCGTCCTCGACCGGCTGATCCAACAGGCCATCGCCCAGGTTCTGTCTCCGATCTCTGATCCGGTTTTTTCGGATTCAAGTTTCGGATTCCGACCCGGACGGTCCGCCCATCATGCGGTTTACAAGGCCCGCGAGTATATCCGGAAAGGCTATCGCATTGCCGTCGATATGGACCTGTCGAAGTTCTTCGACACGGTCAACCATGACGTGTTGATGCGCCGTGTGGCGCGAAAGGTTCGCGACAAACGGGTTCTTCGCCTCATCGGAAAATACCTGCGTGCCGGGGTGATGGTTAAGGGACGTCTCCAGGAAACACCTTTGGGAGTTCCTCAGGGCGGTCCCATGTCGCCATTACTTGCCAACATCATCCTGGATGATCTGGACAAAGAGCTTGAGAAACGCTCTCATCGTTTTGTCCGCTACGCCGACGACTGTGTGCCACGAACGCACCGAAGGAGGAATTTCCGGAAAGTGCGGTGCTGCACAAAAGATGAGGGAGGGCCCCTCGGAGCCGGCTTACAGGCGCAGGCTCCAAATCACCTCAAGCTGCAAGGGTAAAGAGCCCTTGTAGTGAGCGTTGAGGAAAAGGCAAGATTAAACTTGTCAGATAGGAATCAAGGAGACGAACGAAAGTGAACCGTTCGATGACGTGTCGAAAGCGTATGAATGACGTCAAAACCAGGGAGAGTCGTTGACCTGGGATAAGTCTGGGGGGAACCTGTTTACTGCCCAGACGACGTCCGGCATTAAGGCGGCGTGAACTTGATTCAGGCTTTTGTGTGGAACGTGGGAACCTGTCGCCCCGATGCGAAGGGAGAAATGCAAGTGGGAAGACCCCATGAGCGTGAGAGTACCGATGCGGGGCACAGGGGCGGAGCAGCCCGTAGTAGTGATGAAGGTTCCGAAAGGGACAGGAGCAAAGGGGCTGCATTGTCCAGCTTTACAGAAGGAACAACCAGTAACGGGAGGATTCTTTTGAGTGAAGCAAAGTCGTACATTATTTCCAAGCGCCTTGTCTGGGAGGCGTACAAGCGGGTAAAGGCAAATGGCGGAGCTGCCGGGGTTGACGGGGAGACGATTGCGGAATTTGGAAAAGATTTAGTAAACAATCTCTACAAACTCTGGAATCGGATGTCGTCGGGCAGCTATCTTCCACAGCCGGTGCGCCGTGTCGAAATACCGAAGGGGGATGGTGGTGTGCGACCGTTGGGAATTCCCACGGTTACAGATCGGATTGCTCAGGCGGTAGTCAAGCAAGTCCTGGAACCGGAATTGGAGCGACACTTTCATCCCGATTCCTATGGATACAGGCCGGATAAATCAGCAAAAGAGGCTGTGGGAGTTGCGAGGCAGCGATGCTGGCGGAACGACTGGGTGCTTGACCTCGATATCAAGGGGTTCTTCGATAATATCGACCATGAACTCCTGATGCGAGCGGTACGGAAACATACCGAATGCAAATGGGTGGTTTTGTACATTGAGCGGTGGCTTAAAGCGCCGGTTCAGATGGCCGATGGCGCCCTTTGCAAGCGGGAGAAAGGGACACCACAGGGAGGAGTTATC comes from the Syntrophales bacterium genome and includes:
- the ltrA gene encoding group II intron reverse transcriptase/maturase: MSSHDIMNPYGGVPMGRIVDAFDPNERLLERILSKENLEAAWKRVKANHGAPGVDRISIEQFPDHTRELWGGIRKSLLAGTYQPSPVRRVEIPKPTGGSRPLGIPTVLDRLIQQAIAQVLSPISDPVFSDSSFGFRPGRSAHHAVYKAREYIRKGYRIAVDMDLSKFFDTVNHDVLMRRVARKVRDKRVLRLIGKYLRAGVMVKGRLQETPLGVPQGGPMSPLLANIILDDLDKELEKRSHRFVRYADDCVPRTHRRRNFRKVRCCTKDEGGPLGAGLQAQAPNHLKLQG
- a CDS encoding radical SAM protein encodes the protein MKVLLISANTEQFNMPAMPLGLACVAEATKNAGHDVIMLDLMFKMDVNDTLKNVIAEFRPECIGISVRNIDDQNIETPQFLLEKVKEVVTVCRDLSNTPIVLGGAGYSMFPESALVYLDADFGIEGEGEIAFPALLTRLENNDDLSGMSGLYTRGHDPHQPKTLSNNLDKLTLPETCILSSSASQNHEPWIPVQTRRGCALKCSYCSTPIIEGSILRKRSPEVVAAWLESWVKAGYANFFFVDNTFNLPPAYAKSICRQIIERELDMHWRCIIYPKNADEELVELMATAGCRQVSLGFESGSEQILKNLNKQFTLEDVRAISAMFANHGIERMGFLLLGGPGETKKSVEVSLAYADSLKLDLLRLSAGIRIYPDTQLAETAKNQGVITSQSNLLYPHFYLSQELEGWLPERLKEWQTSRPYVIM